A window from Glandiceps talaboti chromosome 15, keGlaTala1.1, whole genome shotgun sequence encodes these proteins:
- the LOC144446553 gene encoding cilia- and flagella-associated protein 99-like yields the protein MNHKALLKHCVGILDTFNPDIHGVEGHLSKYLQQQQTLDESEKTFLTEVFSGCVRHSKIMKVVVNGFYVQNGKNSLRSDINLYTVLCYLALFRLDELSMSHYRKFIQSQDVNKMHRFLAYFLDEHNLKTWIKDEWCRIYESIYVQKDILSPLLNWLPELSEVIHHLADKIANRVKPKKQTRAPTEPKPFNITRPRPRSVPMPEPIPTLKPHQPVPKSTYDKPRELKNLGKVKEVNRRKAEERLLESSKSQFSCANAEKSVKAKSRLANIVAEQDSKLNFEKNRARPLPQTLNDNIPIRLNAATILREGALYQRKEDEELQKLAKLESGARDASDFLKWQGTMRQKDTDEQLAEIERRRIAGKLSHEEAILARQQLIQENKQKVQEMKEEANRLMQEYLEKRLEEEETMKGLVEDVLMSHQNAKDAKGKLTAYKRKIVEEVNEESRELLQQALEEAEAEMRRKIDIIQQIRAMESVPKIRHTFVDLSSTAGHSLLSEMSMAELRERLALLKIAEREGEEEKRDEILAAKQAKDQLLMDKLEQISKHRAALGERAALKLEEKRKVKDNRFEIQDPKVVELQQRLEQRRQERIKTAEKMKIMPNKKSAQRTQSLTKEKKELEASRWQELERTRERAASLKAHGVIRSRSANKLSSFRQMSAGQAAS from the exons ATGAATCACAAAGCGCTATTAAAACACTGTGTTGGAATACTTGACACATTTAATCCTGATATCCATGGAGTAGAAGGACATCTCAGCAAGTatctacaacaacaacag ACTTTGGATGAAAGTGAGAAAACTTTCCTAACAGAAGTATTCTCAGGATGTGTACGACATTCCAAAATAATGAAAGTAGTTGTCAATGGTTTCTATGTACAGAATGGCAAGAACAGTCTACGATCAGATATCAACCTTTATACAG TATTGTGTTATCTGGCATTATTTCGTCTTGATGAACTGAGTATGTCTCACTATAGAAAGTTTATCCAGTCCCAAGATGTCAACAAAATGCATAGG TTTCTAGCATACTTTTTAGATGAACACAATTTGAAAACCTGGATAAAAGATGAATGGTGTAGAATCTatgaaagtatatatgtacagaaaGATATCCTGTCACCATTACTCAA ttgGCTGCCTGAGTTGAGTGAAGTGATCCACCATCTAGCAGACAAGATAGCAAACCGAGTAAAACCCAAGAAACAGACTAGAGCACCCACAGAACCCAAACCTTTCAACATCACTAGACCCAGACCAAGGAGTGTACCCATGCCTGAACCCATCCCTACCCTGAAACCGCACCAACCA GTTCCTAAGAGCACATATGATAAACCAAGAGAACTGAAAAATCTTGGTAAAGTCAAAGAAGTGAACCGACGGAAAGCTGAG GAAAGACTACTAGAATCTTCCAAAAGTCAATTTTCCTGTGCAAATGCAGAGAAGTCAGTGAAAGCTAAGTCACGATTGGCTAATATTGTAGCAGAACAAGATAGTAAACTCAACTTTGAAAAGAACAGAGCAAGGCCATTGCCACAAACACTG aatGATAACATTCCAATCCGATTGAATGCTGCTACTATACTACGAGAGGGTGCACTTTATCAGAGGAAAGAAGATGAAGAATTGCaaaa ACTTGCAAAGCTGGAGAGTGGTGCCAGAGATGCCTCAGACTTCCTGAAATGGCAAGGCACTATGAGACAGAAAGACACGGATGAACAGTTGGCAGAAATTGAACGTCGCCGAATAGCAGGCAAACTGAGTCATGAAGAAGCTATTCTAGCCAGACAACAGCTGATCcaagaaaataaacagaaagtCCAAGAAATGAAAGAAGAG GCAAACAGATTAATGCAGGAGTATCTTGAGAAGAGATTGGAAGAGGAAGAAACTATGAAAGGATTGGTTGAAGACGTCTTGATGAGTCATCAGAATGCTAAAGATGCTAAGGGCAAATTAACAGCTTATAAGAGAAAAATTGTAGAAGAAGTGAATGAAGAGAGTCGGGAGTTACTACAACAAGCATTAGAAGAG GCTGAAGCGGAGATGAGACGAAAGATTGACATCATTCAGCAAATACGAGCCATGGAATCGGTACCCAAAATCCGTCATACGTTTGTTGATCTGAGTTCAACAGCTGGTCATTCATTACTTAGTGAAATGTCAATGGCAGAG CTTAGAGAGAGACTTGCACTTCTTAAAATTGCTGAGCGAGAAGGTGAGGAGGAGAAACGAGATGAGATTTTAGCAGCAAAGCAAGCCAAAGATCAACTATTAATGGATAAACTAGAGCAGATTTCTAAACACAGGGCAGCTTTGGGAGAAAGAGCTGCACTAAA ACTAGAAGAAAAGAGGAAAGTCAAAGACAATAGATTTGAAATACAAGACCCCAAAGTTGTTGAATTACAACAAAGACTGGAACAAAGGAGACAGGAAAGAATAAAAACagcagaaaaaatgaaaataatgccCAATAAGAAATCAGCGCAAAGAACACAAAGTCTCACAAAGGAAAAG AAAGAGCTTGAAGCTAGTAGATGGCAGGAACTAGAAAGGACAAGGGAACGGGCAGCATCTTTGAAGGCACATGGTGTCATACGAAGTAGATCTGCCAACAAATTGTCATCATTCCGACAGATGTCAGCTGGACAGGCTGcctcataa